From Thermodesulfobacteriota bacterium, the proteins below share one genomic window:
- a CDS encoding peroxidase family protein: MQINFKSLLTIGIVLGGVAIISVLLFHSFSFMSQSFAQEGREKESISIQRNIFFQENRGDRKRRPKGGDESVRTIDGSNNNRRNEEMGAAHTDLLRLVPSDYSDGISSLAGENRPSPRAISNAVVSQDGSILNSLKASDYLWQWGQFLDHDIDLTEGTDPPEFANIQVPAGDPFFDPENTGIQIIPLNRSIYNRSTGTDVNNPRQQENEITAWIDASNVYGSDEERANALRTNDGTGKLKTSEGNLLPFNTEGLPNAGGEDPTLFLAGDLRANEQIGLIVMHTLFVREHNRLAEEYAERNPRWDGEQIYQKARQIVGAQMQVITYNEFLPALLGDRPLKRYRRYDKNVDASIRNMFSTAGFRFGHSALSPVLLRLDSNGNEIPEGNISLSQAFFSPFRITQEGGIEPILRGLAAQECQRIDSFVVDDVRNFLFGQPGSGGFDLPSLNIQRGRDHGLPSYNDTKEALGLARAQGFEDVSSDPEIQERLASVYDSVDDIDLWVGGLAEDPLPGSHLGELFSTIIIGQFEALRDGDRYWYEEDLSRDEIREVERTKLSDIIRRNTDIDREIPDNVFRVK, encoded by the coding sequence ATGCAAATAAACTTTAAGTCTTTATTGACCATAGGCATAGTTTTGGGCGGGGTAGCGATTATATCAGTACTTTTATTTCATTCTTTTAGTTTTATGTCACAGTCTTTTGCCCAAGAGGGAAGAGAGAAAGAATCTATTTCTATCCAACGTAATATCTTCTTCCAGGAGAATAGAGGCGATAGAAAAAGAAGACCTAAAGGCGGTGATGAATCTGTCAGAACTATTGACGGAAGTAATAACAATCGTAGGAATGAGGAAATGGGCGCAGCCCATACCGATCTACTTAGACTAGTACCTTCTGATTATAGTGACGGAATTTCTTCATTAGCAGGAGAGAATAGGCCAAGTCCAAGAGCTATAAGTAATGCAGTAGTGTCACAAGATGGGTCAATTCTAAATAGTCTTAAGGCAAGTGATTATTTGTGGCAATGGGGTCAATTTTTAGATCATGATATTGACCTTACTGAAGGAACAGATCCTCCAGAATTTGCAAATATACAAGTTCCCGCAGGCGATCCTTTTTTTGATCCTGAGAATACGGGAATCCAAATTATTCCTCTTAATAGATCGATCTATAATAGGTCCACAGGAACTGATGTGAACAATCCTCGTCAACAGGAAAATGAGATAACCGCTTGGATTGATGCATCAAATGTATACGGTTCTGATGAGGAAAGGGCAAATGCTCTTAGGACAAACGACGGCACCGGAAAGCTTAAAACAAGTGAAGGAAATCTTTTGCCTTTTAATACTGAAGGACTTCCTAATGCAGGTGGTGAAGATCCGACACTATTCTTAGCAGGAGATCTTAGGGCAAATGAGCAGATAGGGCTTATAGTGATGCATACGCTCTTTGTGAGGGAGCACAACAGGCTCGCCGAAGAATATGCCGAGCGTAATCCAAGATGGGATGGGGAGCAAATCTATCAAAAAGCTAGACAGATAGTTGGAGCTCAGATGCAGGTCATAACTTACAATGAGTTTTTACCTGCACTATTAGGCGATAGGCCTCTAAAAAGGTATAGAAGATATGACAAAAATGTTGATGCTAGCATCAGAAATATGTTTTCTACCGCGGGATTTAGATTTGGACACAGCGCCTTGAGTCCTGTTCTTTTGAGACTTGACTCAAACGGAAATGAAATTCCTGAGGGGAATATATCACTCAGCCAAGCGTTTTTCTCTCCGTTTAGGATTACGCAGGAAGGTGGAATTGAACCGATCCTAAGAGGGCTTGCAGCTCAGGAATGTCAACGCATAGATTCATTTGTTGTTGATGATGTGAGGAACTTTCTCTTTGGACAACCTGGCTCGGGCGGTTTTGATCTTCCATCTCTTAACATTCAAAGGGGTAGGGATCACGGACTACCTAGCTATAATGACACAAAAGAGGCTTTAGGCCTAGCCAGAGCTCAAGGATTTGAAGACGTCAGCTCAGATCCAGAAATACAAGAAAGATTAGCATCTGTTTATGATAGCGTGGATGACATAGATCTATGGGTTGGTGGACTTGCTGAGGATCCACTACCTGGCTCACATTTAGGGGAGCTGTTCTCAACAATCATAATCGGACAGTTTGAAGCACTTAGAGACGGCGATAGGTATTGGTATGAAGAAGATTTATCCAGAGATGAAATCAGAGAAGTAGAAAGAACCAAGCTGTCAGACATTATCAGGAGAAACACAGATATAGATCGTGAAATACCCGATAATGTTTTTAGGGTTAAATAG